The Agromyces mariniharenae genome includes a window with the following:
- a CDS encoding TIGR02391 family protein: protein MTRDDLEDDDLKIVVVLADSRSVELGLLLRSTASELGMLLLQAMSESSRNEWAVPNLAAYATSSIHQANRETSRRNADFRGLIGELFADGFSWLISNGLVGPASENSGSGSEWAITTAGKLALVQGSAEHVQATRRLHVDLHPELEQTARVNFERGDYEIAVFAAMKAVEVALRSATGASSSTYGVDLAKGLRPGGPFEIGGDGTSAEIEAYPMLYRGALGAFKNPTSHRVVEFDDPVEAADIVHLADLLLRILDRERRRRGITEGV from the coding sequence GTGACACGAGATGACCTCGAGGACGACGATCTCAAGATCGTTGTTGTGCTCGCCGACAGTCGGAGCGTTGAGCTGGGCCTTCTCCTTCGCTCGACGGCATCTGAGCTCGGCATGCTGCTGCTTCAAGCCATGTCGGAGTCAAGCAGGAACGAATGGGCCGTCCCCAACCTGGCTGCGTACGCGACCAGCAGCATCCACCAGGCCAACCGCGAGACGAGTCGTCGCAACGCAGATTTCCGAGGGCTCATCGGCGAGCTCTTCGCGGATGGCTTCTCGTGGCTCATTTCCAACGGTCTGGTGGGGCCGGCTTCCGAGAATTCTGGCAGCGGATCGGAGTGGGCGATCACCACCGCGGGCAAGCTCGCTCTCGTGCAAGGCTCCGCCGAGCATGTCCAGGCCACGCGGAGGCTCCACGTCGACCTGCATCCAGAACTGGAGCAAACAGCGCGCGTGAACTTTGAGCGCGGCGACTATGAGATTGCGGTCTTTGCCGCTATGAAGGCTGTGGAGGTGGCGCTGCGCAGCGCGACGGGTGCCAGTTCGAGCACATACGGTGTCGATCTGGCAAAGGGGCTCCGACCTGGCGGTCCGTTCGAAATCGGAGGTGACGGGACCTCTGCTGAGATCGAGGCCTATCCCATGCTGTACCGCGGGGCCCTCGGCGCTTTCAAGAACCCCACGAGCCATCGTGTCGTCGAATTCGACGATCCGGTGGAGGCCGCGGATATCGTCCATCTTGCGGACTTACTGCTGCGCATCCTTGATCGAGAGCGTCGGCGTCGCGGCATCACCGAGGGAGTTTAA
- a CDS encoding ATP-binding protein, producing MGWLRRLFRRHDGLIPVNEVFTPGSPAKRLFVERTREEKRLKSALSSAGMQVILFGESGAGKSSLAEKVLGELKRRYVVTRCTSKTTFEQLMDSGFDELASFTTVEKRTSTDVELGGSTTLGGGKLPASLGAKASYRAGEGETARRVVDPQTSPAALAKRFKSRDCSWLIEDFHKVPQEVRDGFADVLKIFSDTAHPRTAIIVLGARETSDDVVNLPSANVTNRVAPIELRPLTDTELGELLDEGGRLLNVDFSEVRADIIASSAGVASVTHGLAKACLDQLDIEVKQKTLFKVSASVWDDAATEYVETYAGGVRAQFTKALTDKGTKQSTYKNYKVVVRALASFPEHGATRGELLTKIREVHPDYPGGNLDLYLRKLGEEPRGEIVRKTAEGKFRFDRPLQLTYARTWFKLGETSGLFAEKLEQYVPAERDTEVEGLDALIEEYEKEHAKDHAEYFAWLAENGDEYPAPRTSRD from the coding sequence ATGGGTTGGCTCAGACGGCTCTTCAGGCGGCACGACGGCCTCATTCCGGTGAACGAGGTCTTTACGCCGGGATCGCCGGCAAAGCGTCTTTTCGTCGAGCGGACAAGAGAAGAGAAGCGGCTCAAGAGCGCCCTTAGTTCGGCCGGAATGCAGGTGATTCTTTTCGGAGAGTCCGGTGCCGGCAAATCAAGCCTCGCCGAGAAGGTTCTGGGCGAATTGAAGCGCAGGTACGTCGTCACCCGATGCACTTCAAAGACGACCTTTGAGCAATTGATGGACTCCGGGTTCGACGAACTCGCATCCTTCACCACCGTCGAGAAGCGAACGAGCACCGACGTCGAACTTGGGGGCTCCACCACCTTGGGCGGGGGCAAGCTACCTGCGAGTCTCGGCGCGAAGGCGTCCTACAGGGCTGGGGAAGGTGAAACCGCTCGCCGAGTGGTCGATCCTCAGACCAGCCCAGCTGCACTCGCCAAGAGGTTCAAGAGCCGTGACTGCTCTTGGCTCATTGAGGATTTTCACAAGGTCCCCCAAGAGGTGCGAGATGGCTTCGCCGACGTACTCAAGATCTTTTCCGATACCGCTCACCCACGCACCGCAATCATCGTTCTCGGGGCACGTGAGACCAGCGACGACGTCGTCAACCTGCCCAGCGCAAACGTCACGAATAGAGTCGCACCTATCGAGCTCCGTCCGCTGACCGATACTGAGCTCGGGGAGCTTCTCGACGAAGGCGGCCGGCTCCTGAACGTCGACTTCAGCGAAGTAAGGGCGGACATCATTGCATCGTCGGCGGGCGTGGCCAGTGTCACCCACGGTCTCGCAAAAGCCTGCCTCGACCAGCTCGACATCGAGGTCAAGCAAAAGACGCTCTTCAAGGTATCGGCATCCGTGTGGGATGACGCCGCCACGGAGTATGTGGAAACGTACGCGGGTGGCGTGCGTGCTCAATTCACCAAGGCGCTGACCGACAAGGGGACGAAGCAAAGCACATACAAGAACTACAAAGTGGTGGTGAGGGCTCTCGCAAGCTTCCCGGAACACGGTGCAACTCGAGGTGAGTTGCTGACGAAGATACGTGAAGTTCACCCCGATTACCCGGGCGGGAATCTCGATCTCTACCTTAGGAAGCTCGGCGAGGAGCCCAGGGGCGAAATCGTCAGGAAGACTGCTGAAGGCAAGTTCCGATTCGATCGCCCGCTTCAGCTGACCTACGCTCGCACCTGGTTCAAGCTCGGCGAAACGAGTGGTCTCTTCGCTGAAAAGCTCGAGCAATACGTACCAGCAGAGCGCGACACGGAGGTAGAAGGTCTAGACGCATTGATCGAGGAGTACGAGAAGGAGCACGCGAAGGACCACGCGGAGTACTTTGCCTGGCTCGCCGAGAACGGCGACGAGTACCCGGCCCCCCGAACAAGCCGCGATTAG
- a CDS encoding abortive infection family protein: MDLIELGAVVADFFEDGKGPSHDQLDQAFRRTELSDGDPGPGGRARGGGPVGKVKRVRAVFVFATDHNPAGGLQLAKQLVALLRADGAFSASRESFAGDGKVLRLREAFDRLGFTLDSNGALRPKVIDNLAGTELTDALRSYVDRINLNPDDAPLQLGAGKDLDEAAARHVLEQMTGSYPVGGRGANFPYTLTQAFTVIGYAVPPVVDLDPDPHRAVQQCLFLLAVEANRLRNDAGTGHGRPSGPRRTQPLTPDEARLVARATALVAGALLDAL; encoded by the coding sequence ATGGATCTCATCGAGTTGGGTGCAGTAGTCGCAGATTTCTTTGAGGATGGTAAAGGTCCGTCGCATGACCAACTAGACCAGGCGTTCCGCCGCACCGAGCTCAGCGACGGAGATCCTGGACCGGGAGGGCGTGCACGGGGTGGCGGGCCCGTGGGTAAGGTGAAGCGGGTCCGCGCAGTCTTCGTGTTTGCCACCGACCACAACCCTGCGGGCGGCTTGCAGTTGGCAAAGCAGTTAGTGGCTCTGCTTCGCGCCGATGGCGCGTTCAGCGCGAGCCGTGAATCGTTCGCCGGCGACGGCAAAGTCCTGCGCCTCCGCGAAGCATTCGATCGGCTTGGGTTCACGTTGGATTCGAACGGAGCCCTCAGGCCGAAGGTCATCGACAACCTGGCAGGCACGGAGCTTACCGATGCGCTGCGCAGCTACGTCGACCGCATCAACCTCAATCCGGATGACGCGCCGTTGCAGCTTGGCGCAGGCAAGGACTTGGACGAAGCCGCCGCCCGACATGTTCTCGAGCAAATGACGGGTAGTTATCCTGTCGGCGGGCGCGGTGCGAACTTCCCGTACACACTGACGCAAGCATTCACAGTGATTGGTTATGCGGTCCCGCCTGTAGTCGATCTCGATCCAGACCCGCACAGAGCTGTCCAGCAGTGTCTCTTCTTGTTGGCTGTGGAAGCGAACCGGCTCCGAAACGATGCCGGCACGGGCCATGGGCGCCCGTCTGGCCCACGACGGACGCAGCCGCTCACACCCGACGAGGCGCGGCTCGTCGCACGCGCCACTGCTTTGGTCGCTGGGGCGTTACTCGACGCTCTCTAG
- a CDS encoding KAP family P-loop NTPase fold protein, which produces MADSNGGFSDDPIDGSAAAPDLLGRDAFANVVVDALRVVRRQRASTVVGLVGAWGSGKTSLIHMVASRLEAATEGNSPKSDPGKAVGIPSWKVVEFNPWYFQDLPSLQWGFLSTLFDAVASAGGRRARKIRSTLQSFGRAIAPLGVAGSIVGVDVSGVLRGAADLIGPDQSVARQQAVLEKLLLSESAHPVLIILDDLDRLSPDELLLVFKMIRLVGRLPYVHYLIAYDEDTLLDVLRRTGLVGLDQAHRAGAYLEKMVQLRLDVPPLRSSQIDALTDAALEEMVRSIGLQMDQRQEGEFATNWQMHVQGQMRTPRMLKRYVAQVESLYPALSEEVDAADFLLFTWIKVMAPQFFAALPREKETLTGYVGSVFSAIVAKDKSPRDLTDAWEKLIKESVVVPGSSGAVSGVLAKLFPRYNAIVSGANTFPGETTSSEEDRESGLL; this is translated from the coding sequence GTGGCGGATTCGAATGGCGGCTTCTCGGATGACCCGATCGACGGCTCGGCGGCGGCACCAGACCTCTTGGGACGGGACGCGTTCGCGAACGTAGTAGTCGACGCTCTCCGAGTAGTACGGCGCCAGCGCGCGTCGACTGTGGTTGGTCTCGTGGGCGCGTGGGGATCCGGAAAGACCAGCTTGATTCACATGGTTGCGTCTCGACTGGAGGCTGCAACGGAGGGGAACTCGCCGAAGTCGGATCCTGGGAAGGCCGTCGGAATCCCGTCGTGGAAGGTTGTTGAATTTAACCCTTGGTACTTTCAGGATCTTCCATCGCTCCAGTGGGGTTTCTTGAGCACACTGTTCGATGCCGTTGCGTCGGCTGGCGGGAGGCGTGCGAGGAAGATTCGGTCGACGCTCCAATCATTCGGGCGCGCTATCGCTCCGTTGGGCGTGGCTGGCAGCATCGTCGGCGTAGATGTATCAGGCGTGTTGCGAGGAGCGGCCGACCTGATCGGTCCCGATCAATCGGTTGCACGGCAACAGGCGGTTCTTGAAAAGCTGCTGCTTTCGGAGAGCGCTCATCCGGTACTTATCATTCTCGATGACTTGGACCGTTTATCGCCCGACGAGTTGCTGCTCGTATTCAAGATGATCAGGCTAGTCGGGCGTCTTCCGTACGTGCACTACCTCATCGCATACGACGAGGACACGCTGCTGGACGTCCTTCGCCGCACCGGATTGGTTGGGCTGGATCAAGCTCATCGTGCCGGCGCTTATCTTGAGAAGATGGTCCAACTGCGGCTGGACGTGCCTCCCCTCAGGTCATCTCAGATCGACGCGCTGACGGACGCGGCGCTAGAAGAGATGGTCCGCTCGATTGGACTGCAGATGGACCAGCGCCAAGAAGGCGAATTCGCCACAAACTGGCAGATGCATGTCCAAGGACAGATGCGGACGCCTCGGATGCTGAAGCGCTACGTGGCTCAGGTGGAGTCTCTGTACCCGGCATTGTCGGAGGAGGTTGATGCTGCGGACTTTCTTTTGTTCACCTGGATCAAGGTGATGGCCCCGCAATTCTTCGCGGCTCTTCCACGTGAGAAAGAGACGCTTACCGGCTACGTCGGATCCGTCTTCTCGGCCATCGTTGCCAAAGACAAGAGCCCACGGGATCTTACCGACGCGTGGGAGAAGCTCATCAAGGAATCTGTGGTTGTCCCGGGGTCATCGGGCGCGGTTAGCGGTGTGCTGGCCAAGCTGTTTCCGCGATACAACGCGATCGTAAGCGGCGCGAACACGTTCCCTGGTGAAACCACATCTAGTGAAGAAGATCGCGAATCCGGACTACTTTGA
- a CDS encoding tyrosine-type recombinase/integrase, whose translation MSREHIYLTHQQVDLLARSSGPNATLIRVLAYTGLRWGEVSGLRVGDVDLSRRRLSVSVNAVLVGGKVVIGTPKTHKRRVVPFPRFMVASLAELCAGRGDETARCCSPTDQAATSRPLPSERTRGSTKRSMAPASSG comes from the coding sequence GTGAGCAGAGAGCACATCTATCTGACGCATCAGCAGGTTGATCTCCTGGCGCGATCGTCTGGACCTAACGCGACGCTGATCCGCGTCCTCGCGTATACGGGCCTGCGATGGGGTGAGGTCAGCGGCCTCCGCGTTGGCGATGTGGACCTAAGTCGTCGGAGGCTCTCAGTGAGCGTGAACGCCGTCCTTGTCGGTGGGAAAGTAGTGATCGGAACTCCGAAAACCCACAAGCGACGCGTCGTGCCGTTTCCCCGTTTCATGGTCGCTTCCTTGGCGGAACTCTGCGCGGGCCGAGGAGACGAGACGGCTCGGTGCTGTTCTCCGACCGATCAGGCGGCCACCTCACGACCCCTACCGTCCGAGCGAACTCGTGGTTCGACCAAGCGCTCGATGGCGCCGGCCTCGAGCGGATGA
- a CDS encoding tyrosine-type recombinase/integrase, which yields MLFSDRSGGHLTTPTVRANSWFDQALDGAGLERMTIHDLRHTAASLAVSAGANVKAVQRMLGHASAAMTLDTYSDLFDDDLDAVAVRLDEAAARAGVLH from the coding sequence GTGCTGTTCTCCGACCGATCAGGCGGCCACCTCACGACCCCTACCGTCCGAGCGAACTCGTGGTTCGACCAAGCGCTCGATGGCGCCGGCCTCGAGCGGATGACCATCCACGACTTACGTCACACCGCTGCCAGCCTGGCGGTTTCGGCTGGCGCGAATGTTAAGGCTGTTCAGCGAATGCTTGGCCATGCGTCCGCGGCGATGACCCTCGACACCTACTCCGATCTATTCGACGACGACCTTGACGCTGTCGCGGTCCGCCTCGACGAAGCGGCGGCACGAGCGGGCGTTCTGCACTAA
- a CDS encoding sugar ABC transporter permease, whose amino-acid sequence MAKETKQHRSWVEAPVVEAEILAAGLDADARERAIEDARRSRDGYVPPKRPFNFGRWFRATGWRHVVGVVMLLFALFPIVFVVSSSLNPRGTLTGSNALFSQIGLDSYVRILTDPQVPFTQWFANTILIAGVTAVGTVFLGALAAYSFSRMRFTGRRFGLVSIVVIQMFPQMLAVVAIFLLMSSISDWFPAIGLNTHIGLIMVYLGGALGVNTFLMYGFFNTIPASIDEAAKIDGAGHARIFFTIILRLVAPILAVVALLSFIFSVNEFAVASVILIDTENQTLAVGLTKLVSNPRYADWSAFSAGAVLAALPVVVLFLWLQKYIVGGLTAGAVK is encoded by the coding sequence ATGGCGAAGGAGACCAAGCAGCACCGGTCGTGGGTCGAGGCGCCCGTCGTCGAGGCCGAGATCCTGGCGGCCGGACTCGACGCCGACGCACGCGAGCGCGCCATCGAGGACGCCCGTCGGTCGCGCGACGGGTACGTCCCGCCGAAGCGTCCGTTCAACTTCGGCCGGTGGTTCCGCGCGACCGGCTGGCGGCACGTCGTGGGGGTCGTCATGCTGCTCTTCGCGCTGTTCCCGATCGTCTTCGTCGTCTCGTCGTCGCTGAATCCGCGCGGCACGCTCACCGGATCGAACGCCCTGTTCTCGCAGATCGGCCTCGACAGCTACGTGCGCATCCTCACCGACCCGCAGGTGCCGTTCACGCAGTGGTTCGCGAACACGATCCTCATCGCCGGCGTCACGGCCGTCGGCACCGTGTTCCTCGGCGCACTGGCCGCGTACTCGTTCTCGCGCATGCGGTTCACCGGGCGCCGGTTCGGGCTCGTCTCGATCGTGGTCATCCAGATGTTCCCGCAGATGCTCGCGGTCGTCGCGATCTTCCTGCTCATGAGCTCGATCTCCGACTGGTTCCCGGCGATCGGCCTGAACACGCACATCGGCCTGATCATGGTGTACCTCGGCGGCGCGCTCGGCGTGAACACGTTCCTCATGTACGGCTTCTTCAACACGATCCCGGCGTCGATCGACGAGGCCGCGAAGATCGACGGTGCGGGCCACGCGCGCATCTTCTTCACGATCATCCTGCGCCTGGTCGCCCCGATCCTCGCGGTCGTGGCGCTGCTGTCGTTCATCTTCTCGGTGAACGAGTTCGCCGTGGCATCCGTAATCCTCATCGACACCGAGAACCAGACGCTCGCGGTGGGCCTGACGAAGCTCGTCTCGAACCCGCGCTACGCCGACTGGAGCGCGTTCTCGGCCGGCGCCGTGCTCGCCGCGCTGCCCGTCGTCGTGCTGTTCCTCTGGCTGCAGAAGTACATCGTCGGCGGGCTGACTGCCGGCGCGGTGAAGTAG
- a CDS encoding ABC transporter permease subunit, with the protein MSTTIDDDVTTETPPKPTKRQRQAANIADAASGGMKMLLLKLVALGILDAVAVYAVLVLAGFGQWIVAAVVAAVAALVNWIYFSRRKLPAKYLTPGIIFLVLFQVFVLVYTGYIAFTNYGTGHNGSKEQAVSSLMASSLQRVEDSPTYPVTVVDQLGTLGLLVTDPDGDAYVGTNDQPLEPVDAEFDGDKAVAVDGWTSLQFADVIARTDEITELAVPFSDDPNDGALRTPDGSSAYQYVSTLEYDEAAGTMTDVTTGTVYSDIGTGAFTSADGEELLPGWQITVGFDNFVRAVTDPRLAQPLVYVTLWTFAFALISVASTFFLGLFLAIVFNDMRMRGRRYYRVLMILPYAIPSFLSALIWAGMMNESFGFINQVLLGGASVPWLTDPWMAKVSVLIVNLWLGFPYMFLVCMGALQSIPDELQEAATVDGARPWAVFRLIKLPLLLVTVAPLLIASFAFNFNNFNTIYMLTDGGPRDSNAPIPVGFTDILITMVYKVAFTGQSRDYGLASAYSIIIFIIVAVISIIAFRRTKSLEELN; encoded by the coding sequence ATGAGCACGACGATCGACGACGACGTCACCACGGAGACGCCGCCGAAGCCCACCAAGCGCCAGCGTCAGGCGGCGAACATCGCCGACGCGGCATCCGGCGGCATGAAGATGCTGCTGCTCAAGCTGGTCGCCCTCGGCATCCTCGACGCGGTCGCGGTCTACGCCGTGCTCGTGCTCGCGGGCTTCGGGCAGTGGATCGTCGCGGCCGTCGTCGCCGCGGTCGCCGCGCTCGTCAACTGGATCTACTTCTCTCGACGCAAGCTCCCGGCGAAGTACCTCACGCCGGGCATCATCTTCCTGGTCCTGTTCCAGGTCTTCGTGCTCGTCTACACGGGCTACATCGCCTTCACCAACTACGGCACGGGCCACAACGGCTCGAAGGAGCAGGCGGTCTCGTCGCTCATGGCCTCGTCGCTGCAGCGCGTCGAGGACTCGCCGACCTACCCCGTCACCGTCGTCGACCAGCTCGGCACGCTCGGCCTGCTCGTGACCGACCCCGACGGCGACGCCTACGTCGGCACGAACGACCAGCCGCTCGAGCCGGTCGACGCCGAGTTCGACGGCGACAAGGCCGTCGCGGTCGACGGCTGGACGTCGTTGCAGTTCGCCGACGTGATCGCCCGCACCGACGAGATCACCGAGCTCGCGGTGCCGTTCTCCGACGACCCGAACGACGGTGCGCTGCGCACGCCCGACGGGTCCAGTGCCTACCAGTACGTCTCGACGCTCGAGTACGACGAGGCCGCCGGCACGATGACGGATGTCACGACGGGCACCGTCTACTCCGACATCGGGACGGGCGCCTTCACCTCCGCCGACGGCGAGGAGCTGCTGCCCGGCTGGCAGATCACCGTCGGCTTCGACAACTTCGTGCGCGCCGTGACGGACCCGCGCCTCGCGCAGCCGCTCGTCTACGTCACGCTGTGGACGTTCGCGTTCGCCCTCATCTCGGTCGCGTCGACGTTCTTCCTCGGGCTCTTCCTGGCGATCGTCTTCAACGACATGCGGATGCGCGGGCGCCGCTACTACCGGGTCCTCATGATCCTGCCGTACGCGATCCCGTCGTTCCTGTCGGCCCTGATCTGGGCGGGCATGATGAACGAGAGCTTCGGCTTCATCAACCAGGTACTGCTCGGCGGGGCATCCGTGCCCTGGCTCACCGACCCCTGGATGGCCAAGGTCTCGGTGCTCATCGTGAACCTGTGGCTGGGCTTCCCCTACATGTTCCTCGTCTGCATGGGAGCGCTGCAGTCGATCCCCGACGAGTTGCAGGAGGCGGCGACGGTCGACGGGGCGCGGCCATGGGCGGTGTTCCGGCTCATCAAGCTGCCGCTGCTGCTCGTGACCGTCGCGCCGCTGCTCATCGCGTCGTTCGCGTTCAACTTCAACAACTTCAACACCATCTATATGTTGACCGACGGCGGCCCGCGCGACTCGAACGCGCCGATCCCGGTCGGATTCACCGACATCCTCATCACGATGGTCTACAAGGTGGCGTTCACCGGCCAGTCGCGTGACTACGGGCTCGCGAGCGCCTACTCGATCATCATCTTCATCATCGTCGCGGTGATCTCGATCATCGCGTTCCGTCGGACCAAGAGCCTCGAGGAGCTGAACTGA
- a CDS encoding sugar ABC transporter substrate-binding protein: MRVNKKGLLAAGAVAVVVTLGLAGCAGGDSGSDAEASSSGTLTVWVDAERVDALKGAAEAYTEKTGVDVELVGKDNADIKDDFIQQVPTGKGPDITMGAHDWLGELSTNGVVAPIELGDSAGDYLPVAIDASTYEGTTYMLPYAVENIAVLRNADLVPEAATSFDDMIAKGQAAGLAHPFVVEQGAEGNPYHLYPFQTAFGAPVFGTNDAGYDPTDLQLGSAGGEQFAAWLSAQGKNGTGNFNTDIDGDIAKQAFLDGTAAFWLTGPWNVGAAIDGGVNVAIDTVPSPTGEAAAPFAGVKGFFISSESKNKVAANDFLVNYLGTEDVQLELFEAGNILPALSAAAETASSDPIIEGFAAVGAEAVPMPAIPAMGSVWQYWGIAEADIINGADPTATWQKLTSDVQAAIDAK, from the coding sequence ATGAGGGTGAACAAGAAGGGCCTCCTCGCTGCAGGCGCCGTCGCGGTCGTCGTGACGCTGGGCCTCGCGGGCTGCGCCGGCGGCGACAGCGGGTCGGACGCCGAGGCGTCGTCGAGCGGCACGCTGACGGTCTGGGTCGACGCCGAGCGCGTCGACGCGCTGAAGGGCGCGGCCGAGGCGTACACCGAGAAGACCGGCGTCGACGTCGAGCTCGTCGGCAAGGACAACGCCGACATCAAGGACGACTTCATCCAGCAGGTGCCGACCGGCAAGGGCCCCGACATCACCATGGGTGCGCACGACTGGCTGGGCGAGCTCTCGACCAACGGCGTCGTGGCTCCGATCGAGCTCGGCGACTCCGCCGGCGACTACCTCCCCGTCGCGATCGACGCGTCGACCTACGAGGGCACCACCTACATGCTCCCCTACGCGGTCGAGAACATCGCGGTGCTCCGCAACGCCGACCTCGTTCCCGAGGCCGCCACGAGCTTCGACGACATGATCGCCAAGGGCCAGGCCGCCGGCCTCGCGCACCCGTTCGTGGTGGAGCAGGGCGCCGAGGGCAACCCCTACCACCTCTACCCGTTCCAGACCGCGTTCGGCGCTCCCGTCTTCGGCACGAACGACGCGGGCTACGACCCGACCGACCTCCAGCTCGGCAGCGCGGGCGGCGAGCAGTTCGCCGCGTGGCTCTCGGCGCAGGGCAAGAACGGCACCGGCAACTTCAACACCGACATCGACGGTGACATCGCCAAGCAGGCGTTCCTCGACGGCACCGCGGCCTTCTGGCTCACCGGCCCGTGGAACGTGGGCGCCGCGATCGACGGCGGCGTCAACGTCGCGATCGACACCGTGCCGAGCCCGACCGGCGAGGCCGCCGCGCCGTTCGCCGGCGTGAAGGGCTTCTTCATCTCCTCCGAGTCGAAGAACAAGGTCGCCGCGAACGACTTCCTCGTGAACTACCTCGGCACCGAGGACGTGCAGCTCGAGCTCTTCGAGGCGGGCAACATCCTCCCGGCGCTCTCGGCCGCTGCCGAGACCGCGTCGAGCGACCCGATCATCGAGGGCTTCGCCGCCGTCGGCGCCGAGGCCGTCCCGATGCCGGCCATCCCGGCCATGGGATCGGTGTGGCAGTACTGGGGCATCGCCGAGGCCGACATCATCAACGGTGCCGACCCGACCGCGACCTGGCAGAAGCTGACCAGCGACGTGCAGGCCGCGATCGACGCCAAGTAA
- a CDS encoding glycoside hydrolase family 13 protein: MTSEWWRTAAIYQIYPRSFADANGDGMGDLAGITSRLGDLQDLGIDAIWLSPFYTSPQRDAGYDVADYCDVDPRFGNLADFDAMLAEAHARGIRVIIDLVPNHSSDEHAWFQAALAGSAGSAERARYLFREGRGPAGDEPPNNWESVFGGPAWTRVVEPDGSPGQWYLHLFDSSQPDFDWTNEEVREEFRRILRFWLDRGVDGFRVDVAHGMVKADGLPDYTPPAEGGSMGGAGGVPGAVPPDEAGVPLEPEISDEGDGAPYWGQDGVHEIYRDWRALLDEYPGERILAAEAWVDPLPRVAKWVRSDEMHQAFNFAYLETPWDAAALRRVIDASLDAFGAVGAPSTWVLSNHDVVRHATRLSVTEANPQGHGLGPRSKGLPEYAPGLRRARAATALMLALPGSSYLYQGEELGLPEVIHLPDDARQDPTWFRTDGERYGRDGCRVPIPWEGAEPSYGFGPTDAAWLPQPAEWASLARDAQRGIPGSTLSLYRDALRLRREHALGAGTLEWLPGFPDSVVALRNGPVVVVANTGTSPVELPAGDVLLASGPLDGRTLPHDTTAWLRA, from the coding sequence ATGACTTCCGAGTGGTGGCGCACCGCCGCGATCTACCAGATCTACCCCCGGTCCTTCGCCGACGCGAACGGCGACGGCATGGGCGACCTCGCCGGCATCACGAGCCGACTGGGCGACCTGCAGGACCTCGGCATCGACGCCATCTGGCTCTCCCCCTTCTACACGTCGCCGCAGCGCGACGCCGGCTACGACGTCGCTGACTATTGCGACGTCGACCCGCGCTTCGGCAACCTCGCCGACTTCGACGCGATGCTCGCCGAGGCGCATGCCCGCGGCATCCGCGTGATCATCGACCTCGTGCCGAACCACTCGTCGGATGAGCACGCGTGGTTCCAGGCCGCCCTCGCGGGGTCGGCCGGCAGCGCCGAGCGCGCCCGCTACCTCTTCCGCGAGGGCCGCGGCCCCGCCGGCGACGAGCCGCCGAACAACTGGGAGTCCGTCTTCGGCGGTCCCGCGTGGACGCGCGTCGTCGAGCCCGACGGCAGCCCCGGCCAGTGGTACCTGCACCTGTTCGACAGCTCGCAGCCCGACTTCGACTGGACCAACGAGGAGGTGCGCGAGGAGTTCCGGCGCATCCTGCGGTTCTGGCTCGACCGCGGCGTCGACGGGTTCCGCGTCGACGTGGCGCACGGCATGGTCAAGGCAGACGGGCTGCCCGACTACACGCCGCCCGCCGAGGGCGGCAGCATGGGCGGCGCCGGCGGCGTGCCCGGCGCGGTCCCGCCCGACGAGGCCGGCGTGCCCCTCGAGCCCGAGATCAGCGACGAGGGCGACGGCGCGCCGTACTGGGGACAGGACGGCGTGCACGAGATCTACCGCGACTGGCGCGCGCTGCTCGACGAGTACCCCGGCGAGCGCATCCTCGCCGCCGAGGCGTGGGTCGACCCGCTCCCCCGCGTGGCGAAGTGGGTGCGCTCCGACGAGATGCACCAGGCGTTCAACTTCGCCTACCTCGAGACGCCGTGGGATGCCGCGGCGCTCCGCCGCGTGATCGACGCGTCGCTCGACGCGTTCGGCGCCGTCGGCGCGCCCTCGACGTGGGTGCTCTCGAACCACGACGTCGTGCGCCACGCCACGCGCCTCTCGGTCACCGAGGCCAACCCGCAGGGCCACGGCCTCGGCCCCCGCTCGAAGGGCCTGCCCGAGTACGCGCCCGGCCTGCGCCGCGCCCGCGCCGCGACCGCGCTCATGCTCGCGCTGCCCGGCTCGTCGTACCTCTACCAGGGCGAGGAGCTCGGCCTGCCCGAGGTCATCCACCTCCCCGACGACGCCCGCCAGGACCCGACCTGGTTCCGCACCGACGGCGAGCGCTACGGCCGCGACGGATGCCGCGTGCCCATCCCCTGGGAGGGCGCCGAGCCGTCCTACGGCTTCGGGCCGACGGATGCCGCGTGGCTGCCGCAGCCCGCCGAGTGGGCGTCGCTCGCGCGCGACGCGCAGCGCGGCATCCCCGGATCGACGCTCTCGCTCTACCGCGACGCGCTGCGCCTGCGACGCGAGCACGCGCTCGGCGCCGGGACGCTCGAGTGGCTGCCCGGGTTCCCCGACTCGGTCGTCGCGCTCCGGAACGGGCCCGTCGTGGTCGTCGCGAACACGGGCACGTCGCCCGTGGAGCTGCCGGCCGGTGACGTGCTGCTCGCGAGCGGGCCCCTCGACGGCCGCACGCTCCCCCACGACACCACGGCCTGGCTCCGCGCGTAG